In a single window of the Arachis hypogaea cultivar Tifrunner chromosome 6, arahy.Tifrunner.gnm2.J5K5, whole genome shotgun sequence genome:
- the LOC112695357 gene encoding germin-like protein subfamily 1 member 7 gives MKAAYLLVAFLALASFASAYDPSPLQDFCVALPDGSIKDAVFVNGKFCKDPKIVVAEDFFKHVDPGNVVNKLGSKVTPVTVNELAGLNTLGISLARIDFGSKGLNPPHTHPRGTEVLIVIEGTLLVGFVTSNQNNTNRLFTKVLNKGDVFVFPFGLIHFQFNIGYGNALAIAALSSQNPGVITIANAVFGSTPPISPEILAKAFQVDNKVINYLQKQFWYDNN, from the exons ATGAAAGCTGCATACTTGCTGGTTGCATTCTTGGCTCTGGCCTCTTTTGCCTCTGCCTATGATCCCAGCCCTCTCCAAGACTTTTGTGTTGCTCTCCCCGATGGCAGCATCAAAGACGCTG TATTTGTGAACGGAAAATTTTGCAAAGACCCTAAAATTGTGGTAGCTGAGGATTTTTTCAAGCACGTAGATCCTGGGAATGTTGTTAACAAACTTGGATCAAAAGTAACTCCAGTGACAGTTAACGAACTAGCAGGACTCAACACATTGGGTATATCACTTGCTCGCATAGATTTTGGATCTAAGGGTTTAAATCCTCCTCACACTCACCCTCGAGGCACTGAGGTATTGATAGTTATTGAAGGAACTCTCTTAGTTGGATTTGTGACTTCCAATCAGAACAACACCAACCGTCTTTTTACCAAAGTGCTCAACAAGGGTGATGTGTTTGTATTCCCATTTGGCCTCATTCACTTTCAATTTAACATCGGTTATGGCAACGCTTTGGCTATTGCTGCTCTTAGCAGTCAAAATCCAGGTGTTATCACAATTGCAAATGCTGTGTTTGGATCGACTCCTCCTATTTCTCCTGAAATTTTGGCTAAAGCTTTCCAAGTGGACAACAAGGTAATCAACTATCTCCAAAAGCAGTTTTGGTATGATAACAACTAG